Genomic DNA from Salinibacterium sp. NK8237:
GAACGCGTACCTTCGATGATGTTTACGTGAACCTTGACGTTATCGCCGGCACGGAAGTCAGGAATGTTGTCTTTGAGAGACGCCTTGTCGACGTCATCGAGAATATGCATTAGTGATCGCTCTCTGCGCCCGCCATGAGTCGAACACACTTAGTTAGATAAGAAAGTTTGTGCTTCAAGCGGTTACGACGCCCTCATGGCAGAGTCGTGCGCGAGCACAATCGACAATTCTGCCACAGATTTAGTCGAAATTACCATTCTCATCGGGTTCGAGGATGATCACGCGACCGTTGTCGAGCTTCTCTCCCGGGTGACTAGGCCGTTGAGCGTCGCGCTCGAACCCCTCGACGAGAGTTGTGAAGCGGTTGCGCGTCTCCGTCACGAGCTGCCAGAGGGCGATCCAGAACGCTGCAATCGCGACGATCACGATGAGAGCGGCGGGGAACGAGGCATCCACAAATCCGTAAATAATGATGGCCGCATGCCAGACCGTGAGCAGCCCGGCGTCGATCCACGACACGCTTCGCGAATCGCGCACGCTCTTGCGGGCAACCGTCAAACCTGCGATCGCGAGAAGGACAAACGCCAAGATCGGGCACAGGATGAGGAACAGAACAAAATCCCACCCAACACTCGACCCGTAGATGCCGCGCGCAATCAGCACCCACACGGGCAACACAACGACTGCGATGAACTGCCAGTAATAAAACGCACGCCTGATCATCATGCTTCTCAGGGTATCTTCGAAGTGATCAGGAATGCTGAGAAGCATCGGACCGAAAGACTAGGTATCCCCCGTGCCAAACACCGCGATCGTTCGCACCGAACCAGTGCAGCAGCGAAGCGCAGAACGAATCAACGTCCTCCTCGATGCGGCCGCTGTACTTCTCGACGAGATGGGCATTGATGCCCTCACGACGAGCGATGTGGCAAAGCGGTCGCGTTCGTCGGTTGGCGTTATCTATCGCTACTTCCCCAATATCCAGTCGCTTCTTCGTGGCCTCGCCTCGCGAAACTTCGATAAGTATCGCGCTGGGCTCTCAGCAACGCTCGCCAAGCGCGCCACTACGGGGCTCGAAGCACTCAACACCGCCATCGACCTCTACGTCGAGTTTTGCCGCACCGAGCCAGGCTTTCGAGTGCTGTCGTTTGGCAACGTGATCGACCGACGTTTCAATGTCGATCACAAGAGCAACAACACGGCGTTGGCAGAGATTTTGACGGACCTCCTGGTCACTACATACGAAGTTCCGCCTTCGGATGCCCTCGCTTTCGACATCGAAGTCACGGTAGAAATCGCCGATTCACTGTTGGAGCGTGCATTCTTGTATGACCCGCGCGGTGAAGAACCGTTTATCGACAGACTCCGAGAGTTCATTGCGCAGCTCTTGGCACCGCACACGAAAGAGGCCGTAACCGCATGATCGAGTTGAGAACCCCCGCCGAAATCAACGAGATGAAGGCAGCAGGCGAATTTGTTGCCAGCGTGCTCACCGCCACCGAAGCGGCATCCAAAGTAGGCGTGAACCTGCTCGAGATCGATGCCCTCGCTCACAGCATGATTCGCGAACGCGGCGCGGAGAGCTGCTACATCAACTACCACCCCTCGTTCGGCGCTTCGCCCTTCGGCAAGGTCATCTGCACCTCCGTCAACGACGCGGCCCTGCACGGACTCCCCCACGACTACACGCTGAAAGATGGCGACCTCCTGAGCCTCGACTTCGCCGTTGCGGTCGATGGTTGGGTTGCCGACTCTGCGATCACTTTTGCGGTTGGCACTCCCCGTGACGAAGACCTCAAGCTCATGGATGCCACCTCTCGCGCCCTCGATGCTGGTATCGCCGCGGCTATCGTCGGCAACCGCATCGGTGGCATTTCGGCCGCAATCGGTGACGTCGCCTATGGCGCAGGCTACGAAGTGAACTTGGACTTTGGCGGGCACGGAGTCGGCCGCGAAATGCACGGCGACCCGCACATCCCCAACGATGGAAAAGCCCGTCGTGGAATGCCCCTCAAGCCGGGACTGGTCTTTGCCATCGAGCCGTGGCTCATGATCGGCACCGATGACATCTACACGGATGACGATGGTTGGACGCTCCGCAGCGCTGACGGCTCTCGCGCTGCGCACTTCGAGCACACCGTTGCAGTAACACCAGACGGCCCGCTCGTTCTCACTGCTCGCAAGTAGGCGCAGTCTGCGCGCGCTCAACCTCAGTGCGTCGAGAGTGCACCCCAGCGCTCTCTCTAACCGTCAGCCTCAGCCTTGGGTACCAACGCGACGCTCGAGCTGAACCGGAGCAACGGTGCTGGTGTAGTCCCAGCTGCCCTCGCTGTTGGTGCCTGCCTTCGGGATAGCGAACAGCACGTCGTAGGTGGTCGGCGCTGAGCATCCGAGCGCTGACGGATTAGTTTCGTGGCCGACGCGCAGACTATCGGGCTGCGGGAGCACCCAGACTGCGATGAGTTCGCACGACGCCACCTCAGCGGTGATGACGATGTCTGCGCCGCCGAGCGTCGCCGCCAACTCTCCCCGAGCCTTCACTACTTCGGCGTCAGTGGCGTCGAGAAGCACGTCAACTGACGGCCACGCATCCACCGACACCGCAGACTGCGCGTAGCCCTCAGGCAGCGGACTCGCGGTGAGATCGGCGAACGTGACGTCGTCAACGGTCATCCGTCGCGTGGTGAGCGTTGAGTCGCTCGATTCGCCCGCTCCACCTTCGGAGCTTGCCGTTGATGCCGGTGCTGGTGTCGCGGCATCCGTCGACGATGATTGTGAAAATTCGTCATCAGTCGCGGTGCAGCCAGCCAGCAACGCAACTGCCGCGATTGCTGCGAGAAAAGAGCCGGGCGTCGTTCTAAACGTCATGGCTCCATGCTTACACAGGGGGCTGAGGCGCGAAGAAAGTTGTACTACTCCGCGTCGGGCAAGAGATCGGGGCGAACGCGCTTGGTTCGCTCGACCTGCTGCGCGTGACGCCAATCAGCAATCGCCTTGTGATTTCCGCTGAGCAGCACAGGAGGCACAGCACGCTCGCGCCACGTCGATGGCTTGGTGTAGCTCGGGTATTCGAGGAGGCCCTGTTCGTGGCTTTCCTCAGTCAGGCTCTCGGGGTTGCCGATCACGCCAGGCACGAGACGGCCAATCGCCTCGATCATCGCCATCGTGGCAACTTCTCCGCCATTGAGCACGTAATCGCCGAGACTGATCTCACGAACCTGAACCGTGGATGCCGCGTAGTCGATCACTCGCTGATCGATGCCCTCATAGCGACCGCACGTGAAGACGAGATGCTTCTCGAGCGCCAGCTCGCGGGCTGCAGCCTGCGTGAATGGAACTCCGGCAGGCGTGGGAACGATCACTACCGTTTCGGGCGTGAGAACGGCATCCAGCGCTTCTCCCCATGGCTCGGGGCGCATGACCATGCCAGCGCCACCGCCGTACGGAGTGTCATCAACCGTGCGATGACGATCGTGCGTGTAATCGCGCAGATCGTGCACACCCAACTCGATGATTCCCCGCTCGCGAGCCTTGCCAAGCAGAGAAATATCGAGCACCCCGAAGAAATCGGGGAAGATCGTCACGATGTCGATGCGCACGCGGTGACCTTCGCTGCTAGTCGCACTCGGGCGCGTCAGCCTCGTCAGAAGCTGCGCTCGGCATCTCTTCTGAGACCGCTTCCGCGACCGCTTCTGCGGGCTCTTCGGATGCGTCTTCCGCAATCTCCTCGAAGAGTCCGGGAGGTGGAGTAACCACCATCTCGCCTGCTTCAATGTCGACGCTAGCCACGATGGACTTCACGAAAGGAACCAGAACGTCACCGTTGTCGGTAGTGACGGTTAACAAATCTTGCCCGGGGAAGTGATCTACCTGAGCGAGAGTGCCGACCTTTTTGCCGTCACGAATAACGGTGAGGCCGATTAGCTGGTGGTTGAACCACGCGTCTTCTTCAGGCGCCTCATTGGGATCGTGATCGATCCACAGAATTGCCTTGACGAGCTTCTCAGCGGCACTGCGGTCAGGAACGCCCTTGAAGAACGCGACCGGTTGTGCGTTAAACCACTTGAGCTCAATGAGCTCCAGTGTCTTGCCATGCCAGGCCGAACTTGTCGGCACTTGCAGAGAAAACACGGCGCCCGGAACGAAACGACGTTCCGGGGCATCCGTGTACATCTCTACTTTGACGGCTCCCTTAAGCCCGTGAGCCTTCGTCAGACGCCCCACTCGCAGCTGTGTGCGACCTTCTCGGGGAATCTTTACTTCGCCCACTGTTTAGAAGTCAGTGTCGACGACGTCGACACGAACCTTGCGACCATCGGCCAGAGCCGTGATCAGCGTTCGCAGTGCTTTCGCGGTGCGACCAGAGCGACCGATTACGCGGCCAAGATCTTCTGGGTGCACGCGAACCTCGAGGAGTTCACCGCGTTGCGTGTTCTTTGCAACGACCTGAACGTCTTCGGGGTGGTCGACGATGCCTTTAACGAGGTGTTCGAGCGCGGGAGCGAGCAATTGCTAAGCCTTGTCTGCGTTAGCGGCAGGTGCTTCAGCAGGAGCCTCGTCAGCGACGGGAGCTTCTGCAGCAGGTGCCTCTTCAGCCTTAGGCTCAGCCTTCTCAGCCTTGGGCTTGAGAACAGGCTTCTTCTTCTCGTCAGCCTGGAACTCTGCTTTAGCTTCCTTGACCTTGACGGTGCTTACAGCGTTCTTGTCACCCTTGAAGATGCCCCAGTCGCCAGTCAGCTTGAGGATTGCCTCAACCTGCGGGCTAGGCTGCGCGCCAACGCTCAACCAGTACTGTGCACGCTCGGACTCGACCTCGATGAACGAGGGCTCCTCGGTGGGGTGGTACTTTCCGATTTCTTCGATGACACGACCATCGCGCTTCTTGCGCGCGTCGGCAACGACGATGCGGTAGTAGGGTGCACGGATCTTGCCCATGCGCTTCAAACGAATCTTTACAGCCACAATTCTCCTGATTTAAATGTTTATTGGTGGCGAACCGCTAGCCGTGAGCGTGGGGGCACACTCGGCAGAAAAGCTCTAGTGGATTCCATCCGGGCCTGATTAGAGGGTCGGGCTACGGAGGACTCAACCGCCTATTCTGCCAGAGTTTTGACGGCTTGGGGAACCGATCGCCAATAAAGCCCCAAAGAGGTGCCGCTAGCTGTTCTGAGAGTCACGCCACGCGAGCCACTGCTTGGTGCTCGTGAGGTCGTAATCAGGTCCGGTAATACCGAGCGTGAAGAGGGTGATGCCCTGCTCACGCATGCCGTCAGCATCTTCAACACTCTTCTGGCGCAGTTCGTTAGAGATCTCGATCTCGTTGATGTCGCGGCCAACGGTTTCGCAGTGGGCTGCCAAAACGCCCATTTTGTGGACGAGATCGGCTCCAGTGGCGAAGCTGTGCCAGATATCGGCGTGCTTAGCAACCAGCTTGAGGGTCTTCTTCTCTCCACCACCACCGATGAGAACGGGGATCTTGCGTGTGGGAGGCGGATTCAGCTTGCCCCAGCGCGACTCGATGCGCGGTAGCGCCTCAGCAAGGGCATCCAAGCGTGAGCCGGCGGTGCCAAACTCGTAGCCGTACTCCTGATAGTCACGCTCGAACCAGCCTGCGCCGGTGCCGAAGATGAAGCGGCCACCACTGATGTGATCGAGAGTGCGGGCCATGTCGGCCTGCAGGTCGGGGTTGCGATAGCTGTTGCAGTTCACGAGCGTGCCGAACTCAACGCGGCTCGTCATCTCAGCCCACGATGCCAGCTCTGTCCACGCTTCAAAGTGCAGCCCGTCTGGCTCGCCATACAGCGGGAAGAAGTGATCCCAGTTGAAGAGAACATCGACGCCAAGCTGTTCAAGCTCCTTTACTCGGTCACGAATGACGGAGTATTCGGCGTGCTGAGGTTGAAGCTGAACGGCAATACGAACGGGGCGGCTCTGTGTCATAACTCCACAGTAACCCCTCCCGCAGACACCTAAAAGAGTGGTTCAGCGCCGGCGACGGAAGGGTCAAAAACCGCTAATGGCTAACGCCCGAGAAACTTTTGCAGACTTTCGAGTTCTTCCGGTGACGGTCCGCCGGCGGCGGGCTTCGAACCGCCTAGACCAAAGCCAGAGCCAGCGGGTGCAGAGGTTCCGACAACGCCCTGCGCGCGAGCTGCCTCTTCTGCAGCGCGCTTGGCGGGGTTGCCCGACTTGGAACCCTTCTTTTTCTGGTTCTTCTTGGAGTTGGCCGACTTGCCGCCATGTCCGCCGGGGATCGGGCCCATGCCAGGAATCTGAGGAGTGCCACCCTTAGCGACTGTCTTCATCATCTTCGCGGCCTGCTCGAAGCGGTTCACGAGCGCGTTCACCTCGGTGACGGTCGTTCCCGAACCACGCGCAATACGCACGCGACGCGAACCATTGAGAAGCTTCGGTGTTGTGCGCTCCTGCTTTGTCATCGACTGGATGATGGCCTCAGTGCGCGTGATCTCCGACTCATCGAAGTTGTCGAGTTGCTCGCGCATGCCCTTCGCGCCGGGAAGCATGCCAAGCATGCTCTTGATCGAGCCCATGTTCTTGAGCTGCTGCATCTGCTGCAGGAAGTCATCAAGAGTGAAGCTATCGGTCGCGAACTTTTCGGCAACCTTGCGCGACTCTTCTTCGTCGAAGGTTTTCTGCGCCGTCTCGATGAGGGTGAGGATGTCACCAAGGTCGAGGATGCGGCTGGCCATACGGTCAGGGTGGAACGGCTCAAAGTCGCCAAGACCTTCACCCGTCGACGCAAACATGATCGGACGACCGGTGATGGAGGCAACGGACAGCGCTGCACCACCGCGAGCGTCACCATCGAGCTTGGTGAGCACAACACCCGTGAAGTCCACGGCCTCTTGGAAGGCGCGAGCGGTCTTGACGGCGTCTTGACCGATCATCGCGTCAATAACGAAGAGCACTTCGTCAGGGTCAACAGCCTTGCGGATGTTGGCTGCCTGCTTCATTAGCTCGGCATCCACGCCCAAACGACCAGCGGTGTCAATGATCACAACGTCGTGCTGCTTGTCTTTGGCAAACTTCATCGCTTGCTTAGAGACCTTGACCGGGTCGCCCTTGCCGTTACCCGGTTCGGGGGCGAAGACGGCGACGCCAGCCTGCTCGGCAACAACCTGCAGCTGGGTGACAGCGTTCGGGCGCTGGAGGTCAGCCGCGACCAACAGCGGCGTGTGGCCGTCAGCTGCGAGCCACTTCGCGAGCTTTCCGGCGAGAGTCGTCTTACCGGCACCCTGCAGCCCCGCGAGCATGATGACCGTCGGCGGGTTCTTCGCGAACTCGATACGGCGAGCCTCGCCGCCCAGAATCGTGACGAGTTCGTCGTTGACGATCTGCACCACCTGCTGGGCCGGGTTCAGCGCCTGCGAAACTTCGTGGCCGAGCGCACGTTCACGAACGCGACCCGTGAATTCCTTGACGACCTCGAGCGCAACGTCAGCATCGAGGAGGGCACGGCGAATCTCGCGAACGGTGCCATCGACATCCGCCTCGCTGAGCTTGCCCTTGCCGCGCAGGTTTTTGAAGGTATCCGCGAGGCGGTCGGTGAGATTTCCAAAAGTGGCCATGATGCCACCAGTTTAAGGTGTCTTTGGCTGTGCGGCGACCCACAACGCCGACAGAGGCTCCGAGTAGGGTGAGAACGTGAGACACGGCATCGTAATACTCCCCCAACAGCCCTGGGCTGAAGCCAAGCATCGCTGGATTCAGGCTGAGGAACTCGGCTTCGATCACGCGTGGATTTACGACCATCTGTCGTGGCGGTCCCTCGCCGATGAGCAGTGGTACGCCACGGTTCCGACTCTCACGGCAGCCGCTAGCGTCACTAGCCGCATCGGGCTCGGCACCTTTGTCGCTTCGCCCAACTACCGGCATCCGGTTCCCTTCGCCAAAGAATTGGCGACCCTCGACGACGTCAGCGACGGCCGCTTTCTACTCGGCGTTGGCTCGGGCGGCACCGGCTTCGACGCGACAGTGCTTGGCCAAGCCGAACTCAGCCCGCGCGAACGCCATGCCCGGTTCGAAGAGTTTGTGCGCGGCCTCGACGAGCTACTGCGCTTCGAAGACCCCGGCAGCGGCGGCATCAGCTTCAACGGCGACTGGTTCACTGCCGTCAATGCGCGGATGGTCGGGGCCCCTGCCCAGCGACCACGCCTGCCCTTCGTGGTCGCCGCTGAGGGCCCTCGTGGCCTCCGCTTGACCGCCGAGCTCGCCGACGGCTGGCTCACCCTCGGCCGCACCGCTGACACCCTCGACGAGTGGTGGCAGATTGTCGCCGACACCTCCGCGCGCATGGATGACGCCCTCGAGAAGGCCGGCCGAGCATCCGCCAGCATTGATCGCTACCTCAATTTGGATGGCGCACCCCAGTTCAGCCTGGAGAGCGTCGACACGTGGGAAGACGCTGTCGGTCGCGCCGACGCGCTCGGCTTCACCGATGTGATTGGGCACTGGCCCCGCGCCGACGGCATCTACGTCGGCAAGGAAAGCGTGCTCATCGAGATCGCCTCCCGCTTCTCCCGCTGAGCGTCCACAGTGACGCGAAGCCCGCGCACAGCAGGCGATAGCGTAGAGACATGACAGCTCTCATCGTGACCCTCGCCGGACAAAGCCCCTCAGTCGCCGACAGCGCTTTCCTTGCGCCCAATGCCACCCTGATCGGCAATGTCACCCTTGCCGAGTGCGTCGGCATCTTCTACGGCGCTGTACTGCGCGGCGACACCGACGCCATCACGATCGGCGAAGGCTCGAACCTGCAAGACAACGTCGCCGTGCACTGCGATGAGGGCATCCCCACCACGGTCGGTTCCGGAGTGAGCGTCGGCCACGGCGCCGTCCTCCACGGCTGCACCGTCGAAGACGACTGCCTCATCGGGATGAACGCCACGGTGCTCAACGGCGCAGTGATCGGCACTGGGTCGCTCGTGGCCGCAGGCGCAGTCGTGCTCGAAGGAACCGTCATCCCGCCCGGATCACTCGTCGCCGGAGTGCCTGCGAAGGTTCGCCGCGAACTCAGCGACGACGAGAAGGCGGGCGTTCGCGAGAATGCCGCGCACTACCTTGAGCTGTCAGCGGCACACAAAGCCGCTAACAGCTAGCGAGAGCCGCTTGCACGTCGCGAACGGCCGACGCCAGCAACTAGCAACTAGCAACTAGCCGACGAGGCCCTGCACGAAGACGTGCGGGGTGAAACCGGTGAGGTCGTTGATGCCCTCACCCTGGCCTACAAGCTTGATCGGGATGCCGGTGCGTTCCTGAACGGCGAGCACGAAGCCGCCTTTCGCTGAACCATCAAGCTTGGTGATGACGAGGCCGGTCACCCCAGCGTGCTGAATGAAGGCTTCTGCCTGAGCAACGCCGTTTTGGCCGGTTGTCGCGTCAAGCACGAGCAACACTTCAGCGATCTCCGTCTGCTTCTCAACAACGCGACGGATCTTGCCAAGCTCATCCATCAGACCGCTCTTGGTCTGCAGGCGACCAGCGGTGTCAATGATCGCGATGTCGATGCCCTCGCGCTGAGCGCGCTCAACCGTCTGGAAGGCGACGGATGCCGGATCTTGGCCTTGCTGCTGGGGGCGCACGATTTCGGCTCCCCCGCGCTCCGCCCACGTCGCCAGCTGCTCAACGGCAGCGGCACGGAATGTGTCAGCCGCACCCACGACCACCGTGCGGCCATGGCCAACGAGGAACTTGGTGAACTTGCCAATCGTGGTGGTCTTTCCGACGCCATTGACGCCCACAACCAGCACGACCGCAGGGCGGGCGCTGAGAGTGAGAGTCGGGTCGAGGCGGGCGAGACGCTCCTCGAGGGTTTCGCGCAGCATCCGCTTCAGGTCTGTGGGGTCGTCAGTTTTGAAACGCGCGACACTTGCCCGTAGCTCGTCGATAACGGATTCAGTGATGTCGGGGCCGAAGTCGGCCGAGATCATCGCGTCTTCGAGGTCACTCCAGGTCTCCGCGTCGATCGTGTCGCGCGCGAACATTGATTTGAGTGCGCCCGAGAGCGACCAAGATGCTGCCATGACTACAGGTTAAGGCAGGTTCATGCTGCTTCCCTAACCGCGCTAGGGTTTTTAGATGCTCTCATTGATTCGCCATGGCCAAACCGACTGGAACGCTGCCGGACGCATGCAAGGTTCCAGCGACATTCCCCTCAACGACACCGGTCGCGAGCAGGCGCGAGAGGCGGTAGAGGTATTGCGGGGCTCCGAGTGGGACGTCATCGTCAGCTCTCCCCTGCAGCGTGCTCGCGAAACTGCCCAGATCATCGCCGACGGTTTGGGTCTCGAGCTCGGCCGCAGCTACGACCTGCTTATCGAGCGCAACTATGGTGAGGGCGAAGGCCTCACGACCTCCGAGATCAACGAACGCTGGCCCAACCACAGCGGCTACCCCGGGCTCGAATCACTTCATGACGTCGTCGAGCGCGGAATCACCGCCCTCAACGAGGTGACACAGGACTACCCCGGCAAAAAGGTGATCGTCGTGTGCCACGGCACAATCATCCGCTACACGCTTTCGCAACTGGCCGGTCGTGACTTCGACCACATTCTCAATGGCTCGGTATCGACGGTCGAAAAGCTGCACACGGGCTGGTGCGTGCACACCGTCAATGGCGAACCGCTCTCGCGCGTCGACTAGCAGTCACCGCTCATCACGAGCGATCGCTCTCACGATCTAGCTCGCGTCGACTGACGCCGTCTCTTTCGCGACGCGCTGGCCCACGACGGCGCTGATGCCATCGGCACGCATGCTGACGCCGTAGAGGGCATCCGCAATTTCCATCGTGCGCTTTTGGTGGGTGATGACGATGAGCTGGCTGGTCTGGCGCAGGTCTTCAAAGATTGCCAGGAGACGTCCGAGGTTGGCGTCGTCGAGCGCCGCTTCAACCTCATCCATGATGTAGAACGGGCTGGGGCGCGCTTTGAAGATGGCGATCAGCAGCGCGACGGCCGCTAGCGACCGCTCACCACCGCTCAGCAGCGAGAGACGCTCGATCTTCTTGCCTGCCGGCTTCACCGTCACTTCGATTCCTGTGTTCAACAGGTCGTCGGGGTTGGTCAGGAAGATGCTTCCGGTGCCACCGGGGAACAGCACCGGGAAGACATCGTTGAACGCGTTCTTAGTGTCTTCGAATGCGCTCGCGAAGATGACTTGCATTTTCTCATCGAGCTCGTCGATGATCGTCAGCAAGTCCTTGCGGGTGTTCGTGAGGTCGGTGAGCTGCTCGGTCAAGAATTTGTGACGCTGTTCGAGCGCATCGAATTCTTCGAGAGCGAGCGGGTTAACCCGACCCAAGCGCGCCAGTTTGCGTTCAGCCTTCTGCAGGCGAACCTCTTGCTCAGCACGCACAAACGGGCGACCGGATGCCACGGGCTCAGCATTCTCGTCTGGCTCAGGTGCTGCGGGGCTCGCGTCAGATTCCGTGGCAGCGGAGTTCTCGTCGGGCTCCGCGACGGCGGCACTCTCGGCCGCTTCGTCGTTCACACGGTCATCGGGAACCGGCACTTCGGGGCCATATTCCGCCACGAGTACGTCTTCGACGAGTCCGAGTTCTTCCCCCGAGCGTTCGAGGAGGCTCGAGAGGTGCAGCTTCTTTTCGTAGATCTGCATTTCGAGACCGTGGACGCTTTCGCTGACCGCCGAGAGGCGTTCACGCAATGCCGATTCTTCGCGGCGCAGAGTGGAGAGTTCTTCGTTCTGGGCCGAGCGCGCCGCTTCCTTCGAGGCGAGAACAACGCGTGCTTCGGAAAGCGAACGATCAACCGAGTCGAGCACCGCGGGAAGCATCTCTACGACCTTGGTCGCGGAGGCGATCTGACGTTGGCGAATAACAGCCAGTCGCGCCTGCTCTTGGGCCGCTTCGCGCTCGCGCACAAGCTGGGCGGCGAGCTGTTCGGCGCGGGCACGCTCGGCGCGCACTCGCTCGCGGATGGTCTCCATTTGGATGCGCAACTCGACTTCGTGGGCCCGGGCGGCATCCACTTCGGCCAGCATGGGTTCACGTTCGGAGACGTCGAGCATGGGGCGCGGAGCCGCCTGGTACTTGTCGGCGGCAGTCTGCGCGCGCGTCACCTCGGTGGTGGCGTCGGCCACAGCTTCTTCGGCAACGTCGACCGCGCGAGCAAGACGGTCGCACTCGGCTTGGGCTGCCTCGGCCTGAATGCGGTGGCGGCCGAGCAACTCGGACTGCGCGGCAAGCTGGGCGTCATATTCGCGCAGGGTTACGAGCGCTTGTTCGGCATCCGTCTTGGCGGAGGTAAGCTCGCGGCGCTTCTCGTCGAGCTCGAAACTCGTGCGCTCGATCTGGGTCGTGACGACACCGAGTTTGTCGGCGGCGGCATCCCGTTCGGCAACAAGTTCGAGGCGCGAACGCTTGGCACCAGAGCCGCCGCGCAGCACGAACTGCGTGAGTACATCGCCGTCACGGGTCACGAAGGTGAGATCGGCGGCGTTCGCGAGTGAGCCGTAAGCGGCGCGGGCGACCTCAAGGTCGTCGGCGATGAGAACGTGGGTGAGGAGACCGTGCACTCCGTCGGGGGCCGTGACGACGTCGGTGGCGGGGACTGTGCCGGGCGCCGTTCCGAGCGAGACCGACCGCTTGGCGGCGTTCGCGACAACCACTTCGACGCGACCGAAGTCGCGCGAGGCAGACTCGGCAAGCGCATCAATGGCCGAATCGCGGTCATCGGCAAGTACGGCATCCGCAAGCGTGCCGAGAGCGGCAGCGATCGCCGCTTCGTAGCCGGGAGTGATCTTTACATGCTCGGCAACGAGGCCGCGGATGCCCGAAAGCTTGGCAGCGACGAGAGCGCTTGAGCCGTCCTTCTGATCGACCGCGAGGGATAGCGCCGAGTTGCGGGCGGCCAAAGCATCGCGCTCGCGCTCGGAGGCAT
This window encodes:
- a CDS encoding gamma carbonic anhydrase family protein, which codes for MTALIVTLAGQSPSVADSAFLAPNATLIGNVTLAECVGIFYGAVLRGDTDAITIGEGSNLQDNVAVHCDEGIPTTVGSGVSVGHGAVLHGCTVEDDCLIGMNATVLNGAVIGTGSLVAAGAVVLEGTVIPPGSLVAGVPAKVRRELSDDEKAGVRENAAHYLELSAAHKAANS
- the ftsY gene encoding signal recognition particle-docking protein FtsY, whose product is MAASWSLSGALKSMFARDTIDAETWSDLEDAMISADFGPDITESVIDELRASVARFKTDDPTDLKRMLRETLEERLARLDPTLTLSARPAVVLVVGVNGVGKTTTIGKFTKFLVGHGRTVVVGAADTFRAAAVEQLATWAERGGAEIVRPQQQGQDPASVAFQTVERAQREGIDIAIIDTAGRLQTKSGLMDELGKIRRVVEKQTEIAEVLLVLDATTGQNGVAQAEAFIQHAGVTGLVITKLDGSAKGGFVLAVQERTGIPIKLVGQGEGINDLTGFTPHVFVQGLVG
- a CDS encoding histidine phosphatase family protein; translation: MLSLIRHGQTDWNAAGRMQGSSDIPLNDTGREQAREAVEVLRGSEWDVIVSSPLQRARETAQIIADGLGLELGRSYDLLIERNYGEGEGLTTSEINERWPNHSGYPGLESLHDVVERGITALNEVTQDYPGKKVIVVCHGTIIRYTLSQLAGRDFDHILNGSVSTVEKLHTGWCVHTVNGEPLSRVD
- the smc gene encoding chromosome segregation protein SMC; translation: MYLKSLTLKGFKSFAQPTTFAFEQGVTCVVGPNGSGKSNVVDALAWVMGEQGAKTLRGGKMEDVIFAGTATKGPLGRAEVILTIDNADGALPIEYSEVTISRTLFRNGGSEYAINGTSCRLLDVQELLSDSGLGREMHVIVGQGQLDAVLHASPEDRRGFIEEAAGILKHRRRKEKTLRKLDAMQANLTRLSDLAGEIRRQLKPLGQQAEIAKEAASIASIVRDARARLLADEVVELRSSINDFSRSESERKTQRIVLQEQLDQNKLREARLEQAQVGGEVDEARRVAFGLESVQERLRSLYTLANQRLSLLGQQSDAPVSSNSVSQTLVDEVKAGADELATGVADAEKAVAAAAAATATAKAALDSLDEEIAAQSALVSRHELESAGLTARVEVATSTLTAAQGELVRQQQALAEAQSRREAAQAEFEALEAEAGNSTIESDGSLDTAYEAAEAKVSSIQAEIEALREALHASERERDALAARNSALSLAVDQKDGSSALVAAKLSGIRGLVAEHVKITPGYEAAIAAALGTLADAVLADDRDSAIDALAESASRDFGRVEVVVANAAKRSVSLGTAPGTVPATDVVTAPDGVHGLLTHVLIADDLEVARAAYGSLANAADLTFVTRDGDVLTQFVLRGGSGAKRSRLELVAERDAAADKLGVVTTQIERTSFELDEKRRELTSAKTDAEQALVTLREYDAQLAAQSELLGRHRIQAEAAQAECDRLARAVDVAEEAVADATTEVTRAQTAADKYQAAPRPMLDVSEREPMLAEVDAARAHEVELRIQMETIRERVRAERARAEQLAAQLVREREAAQEQARLAVIRQRQIASATKVVEMLPAVLDSVDRSLSEARVVLASKEAARSAQNEELSTLRREESALRERLSAVSESVHGLEMQIYEKKLHLSSLLERSGEELGLVEDVLVAEYGPEVPVPDDRVNDEAAESAAVAEPDENSAATESDASPAAPEPDENAEPVASGRPFVRAEQEVRLQKAERKLARLGRVNPLALEEFDALEQRHKFLTEQLTDLTNTRKDLLTIIDELDEKMQVIFASAFEDTKNAFNDVFPVLFPGGTGSIFLTNPDDLLNTGIEVTVKPAGKKIERLSLLSGGERSLAAVALLIAIFKARPSPFYIMDEVEAALDDANLGRLLAIFEDLRQTSQLIVITHQKRTMEIADALYGVSMRADGISAVVGQRVAKETASVDAS